One stretch of Salarias fasciatus chromosome 19, fSalaFa1.1, whole genome shotgun sequence DNA includes these proteins:
- the tmem54a gene encoding transmembrane protein 54a, whose amino-acid sequence MLNSGVCCASLKDSKTLMKMGLGLVLVGHVNFLLGALVHGAVLRHINVHAQARTMVYAIANVIAIVAGLLGIISGITAIVLSKNKKNKILKWMLLVFSLFGGLLALASTLGLSVSVVKAILHKGRSLLTHCNVIPDPVVGSSSITYECPFDPTRIYGTTIILWVPLILMSVVELVFSFRCFAASASFLYLCPCRRRPIRAKRVRIQRRVETPTSPPPQHSDVDVESEPAEQDDLLHGGAAAEQSQWL is encoded by the exons ATGCTGAATTCAG GAGTGTGTTGCGCCAGCCTCAAGGACAGCAAGACCTTGATGAAGATGGGGCTGGGGCTCGTGCTGGTGGGACATGTCAACTTTCTTCTCGGCGCGTTGGTGCACGGCGCCGTGCTCAGGCACATCAACGTGCACGCTCAGGCTCGGACTATGGTGTACGCCATCGCTAATGTCATTGCCATCGTGGCGGGCCTGCTG ggAATTATCAGTGGGATAACGGCCATTGTTCTgtccaaaaacaagaaaaacaagatcCTG AAGTGGATGCTGCTTGTCTTCAGCCTCTTTGGGGGTCTCCTGGCTCTCGCCTCCACTCTCGGTTTGTCGGTTTCTGTAGTGAAAGCCATTCTTCATAAGGGACGAAGCCTGCTGACACACTGCAACGTCATTCCTGACCCTGTTGTCGGCTCCTCCAGCATCACATATGAATGCCCCTTCGATCCCACCCGTATCTAC GGGACTACGATCATTCTGTGGGTGCCGCTCATCTTGATGTCCGTCGTGGAATTGGTGTTCTCCTTCCGCTGCTTTGCTGCCAGCGCTTCCTTCCTTTACCTctgtccctgcaggaggaggccgATCCGGGCCAAGAGG GTGCGTATTCAGCGGCGGGTCGAAACGCCGACGTCTCCTCCACCTCAACACTCGGATGTGGACGTGGAGTCGGAGCCTGCGGAGCAGGACGACCTGCTGcacggcggcgctgcagcggaGCAGAGTCAGTGGCTCTGA
- the LOC115406845 gene encoding probable histone deacetylase 1-B isoform X2, protein MALTSQGTKKKVCYYYDGDVGNYYYGQGHPMKPHRIRMTHNLLLNYGLYRKMEIYRPHKASGEEMTKYHSDDYIKFLRSIRPDNMSEYSKQMQRFNVGEDCPVFDGLFEFCQLSAGGSVAGAVKLNKQQTDIAINWAGGLHHAKKSEASGFCYVNDIVLAILELLKYHQRVLYIDIDIHHGDGVEEAFYTTDRVMTVSFHKYGEYFPGTGDLRDIGAGKGKYYAVNYPLRDGIDDESYEAIFKPIMAKVMEMYQPSAVVLQCGADSLSGDRLGCFNLTIKGHAKCVEYMKSFNLPLLMLGGGGYTIRNVARCWTYETAVALDSSIPNELPYNDYFEYFGPDFKLHISPSNMTNQNTNDYLEKIKQRLFENLRMLPHAPGVQMQAIPEDAVQEDSGDEEEEDPNKRISIRAHDKRIACEEEFSDSEDEGEGGRRNAASFKKAKRAKTEGEKEGEEKEKKEVKEEEKVPEEEKMDTSKPKEESKTP, encoded by the exons ATGGCGCTCACTTCCcaaggaacaaagaaaaaagtttgctACTACTATGACG GGGATGTTGGAAACTACTACTATGGCCAGGGCCATCCCATGAAGCCCCACAGGATCCGCATGACACACAACCTGTTGCTAAACTATGGCCTCTACAGAAAGATGGAGATCTAC CGTCCACACAAAGCCAGCGGAGAGGAGATGACCAAGTACCACAGCGATGATTACATCAAGTTTCTGCGCTCGATCCGGCCGGACAACATGTCAGAATACAGCAAACAAATGCAGAGAT TTAATGTGGGGGAGGATTGTCCTGTGTTTGATGGCTTGTTCGAGTTCTGCCAGCTCTCGGCGGGGGGCTCAGTCG ccgGTGCCGTCAAGTTGAACAAACAGCAGACGGACATTGCCATCAACTGGGCTGGAGGTCTGCATCACGCCAAGAAGTCCGAGGCCTCTGGTTTTTGCTACGTGAACGACATCGTGCTGGCTATTCTGGAGTTACTGAA ATACCACCAGAGAGTTTTGTACATAGACATTGACATCCATCATGGAGACGGTGTGGAGGAGGCTTTCTACACCACCGACCGTGTCATGACTGTGTCCTTCCACAAATACGGAGAGTATTTCCCTGGAACCGGCGACCTCAGG GACATCGGGGCCGGCAAGGGTAAATACTACGCTGTGAATTACCCGCTCAGAGACGGGATCGACGACGAGTCATATGAAGCCATATTCAAACCC ATCATGGCGAAGGTGATGGAGATGTACCAGCCCAGTGCCGTGGTTCTGCAGTGTGGGGCCGATTCCCTGTCAGGAGACAGGCTCGGATGCTTCAACCTCACCATTAAAG GACACGCCAAGTGTGTGGAGTACATGAAGAGCTTCAACCTGCCGCTGCTCATGCTGGGCGGAGGCGGCTACACCATCCGCAACGTGGCACGCTGCTGGACATACGAGACAGCTGTCGCACTCGACAGCTCCATCCCGAATG AGCTCCCCTACAATGACTACTTTGAATACTTTGGGCCGGACTTCAAGCTGCACATCAGCCCCTCCAACATGACCAATCAGAACACCAATGACTACCTGGAGAAGATCAA ACAGCGCTTGTTTGAGAACTTGCGCATGCTGCCTCACGCCCCTGGAGTGCAGATGCAGGCCATCCCGGAGGACGCCGTGCaggaggacagcggagacgaagaggaggaggatcccaACAAGCGCATCTCCA TCCGCGCTCATGACAAGAGGATAGCGTGCGAGGAGGAGTTCTCCGACTCGGAGGATGAAGGCGAAGGAGGCCGCAGAAACGCGGCCAGCTTCAAGAAAGCCAAGCGAGCCAAAACcgaaggagagaaggagggtgaagaaaaggagaagaaag aagtgaaagaagaggagaaggtcccagaggaggagaaaatggaCACGTCAAA GCCTAAAGAGGAGTCCAAGACCCCTTGA
- the LOC115406845 gene encoding probable histone deacetylase 1-B isoform X1, producing the protein MALTSQGTKKKVCYYYDGDVGNYYYGQGHPMKPHRIRMTHNLLLNYGLYRKMEIYRPHKASGEEMTKYHSDDYIKFLRSIRPDNMSEYSKQMQRFNVGEDCPVFDGLFEFCQLSAGGSVAGAVKLNKQQTDIAINWAGGLHHAKKSEASGFCYVNDIVLAILELLKYHQRVLYIDIDIHHGDGVEEAFYTTDRVMTVSFHKYGEYFPGTGDLRDIGAGKGKYYAVNYPLRDGIDDESYEAIFKPIMAKVMEMYQPSAVVLQCGADSLSGDRLGCFNLTIKGHAKCVEYMKSFNLPLLMLGGGGYTIRNVARCWTYETAVALDSSIPNELPYNDYFEYFGPDFKLHISPSNMTNQNTNDYLEKIKQRLFENLRMLPHAPGVQMQAIPEDAVQEDSGDEEEEDPNKRISIRAHDKRIACEEEFSDSEDEGEGGRRNAASFKKAKRAKTEGEKEGEEKEKKGEEETKEVKEEEKVPEEEKMDTSKPKEESKTP; encoded by the exons ATGGCGCTCACTTCCcaaggaacaaagaaaaaagtttgctACTACTATGACG GGGATGTTGGAAACTACTACTATGGCCAGGGCCATCCCATGAAGCCCCACAGGATCCGCATGACACACAACCTGTTGCTAAACTATGGCCTCTACAGAAAGATGGAGATCTAC CGTCCACACAAAGCCAGCGGAGAGGAGATGACCAAGTACCACAGCGATGATTACATCAAGTTTCTGCGCTCGATCCGGCCGGACAACATGTCAGAATACAGCAAACAAATGCAGAGAT TTAATGTGGGGGAGGATTGTCCTGTGTTTGATGGCTTGTTCGAGTTCTGCCAGCTCTCGGCGGGGGGCTCAGTCG ccgGTGCCGTCAAGTTGAACAAACAGCAGACGGACATTGCCATCAACTGGGCTGGAGGTCTGCATCACGCCAAGAAGTCCGAGGCCTCTGGTTTTTGCTACGTGAACGACATCGTGCTGGCTATTCTGGAGTTACTGAA ATACCACCAGAGAGTTTTGTACATAGACATTGACATCCATCATGGAGACGGTGTGGAGGAGGCTTTCTACACCACCGACCGTGTCATGACTGTGTCCTTCCACAAATACGGAGAGTATTTCCCTGGAACCGGCGACCTCAGG GACATCGGGGCCGGCAAGGGTAAATACTACGCTGTGAATTACCCGCTCAGAGACGGGATCGACGACGAGTCATATGAAGCCATATTCAAACCC ATCATGGCGAAGGTGATGGAGATGTACCAGCCCAGTGCCGTGGTTCTGCAGTGTGGGGCCGATTCCCTGTCAGGAGACAGGCTCGGATGCTTCAACCTCACCATTAAAG GACACGCCAAGTGTGTGGAGTACATGAAGAGCTTCAACCTGCCGCTGCTCATGCTGGGCGGAGGCGGCTACACCATCCGCAACGTGGCACGCTGCTGGACATACGAGACAGCTGTCGCACTCGACAGCTCCATCCCGAATG AGCTCCCCTACAATGACTACTTTGAATACTTTGGGCCGGACTTCAAGCTGCACATCAGCCCCTCCAACATGACCAATCAGAACACCAATGACTACCTGGAGAAGATCAA ACAGCGCTTGTTTGAGAACTTGCGCATGCTGCCTCACGCCCCTGGAGTGCAGATGCAGGCCATCCCGGAGGACGCCGTGCaggaggacagcggagacgaagaggaggaggatcccaACAAGCGCATCTCCA TCCGCGCTCATGACAAGAGGATAGCGTGCGAGGAGGAGTTCTCCGACTCGGAGGATGAAGGCGAAGGAGGCCGCAGAAACGCGGCCAGCTTCAAGAAAGCCAAGCGAGCCAAAACcgaaggagagaaggagggtgaagaaaaggagaagaaaggtgaggaggaaacaaaag aagtgaaagaagaggagaaggtcccagaggaggagaaaatggaCACGTCAAA GCCTAAAGAGGAGTCCAAGACCCCTTGA
- the LOC115406845 gene encoding histone deacetylase 1-like isoform X3, with protein MALTSQGTKKKVCYYYDGDVGNYYYGQGHPMKPHRIRMTHNLLLNYGLYRKMEIYRPHKASGEEMTKYHSDDYIKFLRSIRPDNMSEYSKQMQRFNVGEDCPVFDGLFEFCQLSAGGSVAGAVKLNKQQTDIAINWAGGLHHAKKSEASGFCYVNDIVLAILELLKYHQRVLYIDIDIHHGDGVEEAFYTTDRVMTVSFHKYGEYFPGTGDLRDIGAGKGKYYAVNYPLRDGIDDESYEAIFKPIMAKVMEMYQPSAVVLQCGADSLSGDRLGCFNLTIKGHAKCVEYMKSFNLPLLMLGGGGYTIRNVARCWTYETAVALDSSIPNELPYNDYFEYFGPDFKLHISPSNMTNQNTNDYLEKIKQRLFENLRMLPHAPGVQMQAIPEDAVQEDSGDEEEEDPNKRISIRAHDKRIACEEEFSDSEDEGEGGRRNAASFKKAKRAKTEGEKEGEEKEKKGEEETKEVKEEEKVPEEEKMDTSK; from the exons ATGGCGCTCACTTCCcaaggaacaaagaaaaaagtttgctACTACTATGACG GGGATGTTGGAAACTACTACTATGGCCAGGGCCATCCCATGAAGCCCCACAGGATCCGCATGACACACAACCTGTTGCTAAACTATGGCCTCTACAGAAAGATGGAGATCTAC CGTCCACACAAAGCCAGCGGAGAGGAGATGACCAAGTACCACAGCGATGATTACATCAAGTTTCTGCGCTCGATCCGGCCGGACAACATGTCAGAATACAGCAAACAAATGCAGAGAT TTAATGTGGGGGAGGATTGTCCTGTGTTTGATGGCTTGTTCGAGTTCTGCCAGCTCTCGGCGGGGGGCTCAGTCG ccgGTGCCGTCAAGTTGAACAAACAGCAGACGGACATTGCCATCAACTGGGCTGGAGGTCTGCATCACGCCAAGAAGTCCGAGGCCTCTGGTTTTTGCTACGTGAACGACATCGTGCTGGCTATTCTGGAGTTACTGAA ATACCACCAGAGAGTTTTGTACATAGACATTGACATCCATCATGGAGACGGTGTGGAGGAGGCTTTCTACACCACCGACCGTGTCATGACTGTGTCCTTCCACAAATACGGAGAGTATTTCCCTGGAACCGGCGACCTCAGG GACATCGGGGCCGGCAAGGGTAAATACTACGCTGTGAATTACCCGCTCAGAGACGGGATCGACGACGAGTCATATGAAGCCATATTCAAACCC ATCATGGCGAAGGTGATGGAGATGTACCAGCCCAGTGCCGTGGTTCTGCAGTGTGGGGCCGATTCCCTGTCAGGAGACAGGCTCGGATGCTTCAACCTCACCATTAAAG GACACGCCAAGTGTGTGGAGTACATGAAGAGCTTCAACCTGCCGCTGCTCATGCTGGGCGGAGGCGGCTACACCATCCGCAACGTGGCACGCTGCTGGACATACGAGACAGCTGTCGCACTCGACAGCTCCATCCCGAATG AGCTCCCCTACAATGACTACTTTGAATACTTTGGGCCGGACTTCAAGCTGCACATCAGCCCCTCCAACATGACCAATCAGAACACCAATGACTACCTGGAGAAGATCAA ACAGCGCTTGTTTGAGAACTTGCGCATGCTGCCTCACGCCCCTGGAGTGCAGATGCAGGCCATCCCGGAGGACGCCGTGCaggaggacagcggagacgaagaggaggaggatcccaACAAGCGCATCTCCA TCCGCGCTCATGACAAGAGGATAGCGTGCGAGGAGGAGTTCTCCGACTCGGAGGATGAAGGCGAAGGAGGCCGCAGAAACGCGGCCAGCTTCAAGAAAGCCAAGCGAGCCAAAACcgaaggagagaaggagggtgaagaaaaggagaagaaaggtgaggaggaaacaaaag aagtgaaagaagaggagaaggtcccagaggaggagaaaatggaCACGTCAAAGTGA